The following are encoded together in the Leptotrichia sp. OH3620_COT-345 genome:
- a CDS encoding adhesion protein FadA: MKKLGILFVLLSAISFADYQTINAKFSKLEGEYNQLVNMENQQYAKLRGNAETATQALQEKQALKAAIEEKMSKLEQTRNTKYFKGEYENLVKEYKNVVKALDAEIASLSKVVNNFDKVEELKGGN, translated from the coding sequence ATGAAAAAATTAGGAATTTTATTTGTATTGTTAAGTGCGATCAGTTTCGCAGATTATCAAACAATAAATGCAAAATTTAGCAAACTGGAAGGCGAATATAACCAGCTTGTTAACATGGAAAATCAGCAATATGCAAAATTGAGAGGAAATGCTGAAACAGCTACTCAAGCGTTACAAGAAAAGCAAGCTTTAAAAGCAGCAATTGAAGAAAAAATGTCGAAATTGGAACAGACAAGAAATACAAAATATTTTAAAGGTGAATATGAAAATCTTGTAAAAGAATACAAAAATGTAGTAAAAGCATTAGATGCTGAAATAGCTTCATTATCTAAAGTAGTAAATAACTTTGATAAAGTAGAAGAATTAAAAGGAGGAAATTAG
- a CDS encoding adhesion protein FadA, which translates to MKKKLAVLVGVLVLSSMAFGAAPAKKSSLEDSLNNLEKQLQRLDQMEQQKFNEQAALAQAAQQRLDKYLAMQATIDQRIADIEANADKSIFGKEFKQKMSEFKSLRAELDKEIKKEQKVLEDFELLKSLR; encoded by the coding sequence ATGAAAAAAAAATTAGCAGTTTTAGTAGGAGTATTAGTATTAAGTAGTATGGCTTTCGGTGCTGCACCGGCAAAAAAATCTTCTTTAGAAGATAGTTTAAACAATTTGGAAAAACAACTTCAAAGATTGGACCAAATGGAACAACAAAAATTTAACGAGCAGGCAGCTTTAGCACAAGCAGCACAACAAAGATTAGACAAATATTTAGCAATGCAGGCAACTATTGACCAAAGAATAGCTGATATCGAAGCAAATGCTGATAAAAGTATCTTTGGAAAAGAATTTAAACAAAAAATGTCAGAATTCAAATCTTTAAGAGCTGAATTGGATAAAGAGATTAAAAAAGAACAAAAAGTATTAGAAGACTTTGAATTGTTAAAATCTTTAAGATAA
- a CDS encoding type B 50S ribosomal protein L31 gives MKKDIHPDYKFVVFEDTSNGDKFLGKSTKSSKETTTFEGQEYPVIKVATSSTSHPFYTGKSKFVDETGRVDKFKKKYNL, from the coding sequence ATGAAAAAAGATATACATCCTGATTATAAGTTTGTTGTATTTGAAGATACAAGTAATGGAGATAAGTTCTTAGGGAAATCTACAAAAAGCTCAAAAGAAACGACAACTTTTGAAGGTCAAGAATATCCTGTAATTAAAGTTGCTACAAGTTCTACTTCACATCCTTTTTATACAGGTAAGTCTAAGTTTGTTGATGAAACTGGAAGAGTTGATAAATTTAAGAAAAAATATAATTTATAA